One window of Chloroflexota bacterium genomic DNA carries:
- a CDS encoding GHMP kinase, which produces MNGLRRVKVLMPGTCGELVQGTINGTPFLVSCPIDVFSAVTVELGEDRGGISTPADAPKAAAALRLALAHFGRTHLSARLTISSPLPRGKGMASSTADIAGTIYATAIALERYISPQQAAALALAIEPTDSSVFPNLAIFDHRGGRLYQELGTPPPIDIIVLDFGGEIDTITFNNCDRSAILRRLEPQTTEALRLVRRGIAEGRPELVGQGATISAQANQQLLPKPQLDTVLNLAHGMGAIGINVGHSGTVIGILVDRRHSDPAQVLAQARQELLELEMSFVCRLVGGGYKNGYSRVLPSNNKPLLPHAII; this is translated from the coding sequence TTGAACGGACTTCGTCGCGTCAAGGTGCTTATGCCAGGCACCTGCGGGGAGCTGGTGCAAGGCACCATCAATGGGACCCCTTTCCTCGTCTCCTGTCCCATCGACGTCTTCTCGGCGGTAACCGTCGAGCTGGGGGAGGATAGAGGGGGTATCAGCACCCCAGCAGATGCACCTAAGGCCGCGGCTGCCCTGCGACTGGCCTTGGCCCACTTCGGCCGAACACACCTGAGCGCTAGACTTACCATCTCCTCCCCTCTACCACGCGGCAAGGGCATGGCTTCCAGCACGGCCGATATCGCCGGGACAATTTACGCCACAGCCATCGCTCTGGAGAGATACATCAGTCCCCAGCAAGCAGCTGCCCTGGCCTTAGCCATCGAACCTACCGATAGTTCTGTCTTTCCTAATTTGGCCATCTTCGATCATCGAGGGGGACGGCTCTACCAGGAACTGGGTACTCCTCCACCTATCGACATCATCGTGCTGGACTTCGGTGGTGAGATAGACACCATCACTTTTAACAACTGTGACCGCTCAGCAATCCTGAGAAGGCTGGAACCCCAGACGACTGAAGCGCTGCGGCTAGTACGCCGAGGCATCGCTGAGGGGAGGCCTGAGCTGGTTGGTCAAGGAGCGACCATCAGTGCTCAGGCTAACCAGCAGCTCCTGCCCAAGCCGCAATTAGACACGGTATTGAATTTGGCCCATGGGATGGGCGCCATTGGGATCAACGTCGGACACAGCGGTACGGTCATCGGCATCCTGGTAGATCGCCGCCACAGCGACCCAGCACAGGTGCTGGCCCAGGCCAGGCAAGAGCTGCTCGAGCTGGAGATGTCCTTTGTCTGCCGACTCGTAGGCGGAGGTTATAAGAACGGCTACTCCCGGGTATTGCCCTCCAATAACAAGCCTCTCCTGCCCCATGCTATAATCTAG
- a CDS encoding oligosaccharide flippase family protein: MPNGEVATGKTLERRTRDMLTLPFSDSLLSQGMVMFLATSMANLCNYVFHIIISRLLGPVDYGTVISLLSVFMILSIPSIPLQTVLTKYVVNLQVKARYAEMGSLLRRALRLGTVYGLLAFLAVLLASHYIASFLHISSPIPVMVVGGLLLLTALLPLTRGVLQGQQQFFHLGGNIIADAFIRLIAGVFLVYFGLGPGGALGASLVSGTLALALSLIPLRSLLLQPDGHEEIDVADIRGYFGAVLVGLLCFTILTNIDIVVVKRFFSPEEAGYYGAASLVGKIILYLPAAVAIVAFPKSAQRYAINQDPSGVLRKSVLIVGSISLFLTLLYWLSPSLIVNILFGGSYAPTAQLIGAFGLAMAFLALVHILIYYHLSIHNQGFLVLLVTCTIGEAVLLLVFHQSPIQVISIVALGGLAICILSEYFFHTLTGAPRRI, translated from the coding sequence ATGCCAAACGGAGAAGTCGCCACAGGGAAGACGCTGGAGAGGCGGACTCGAGATATGCTCACCCTACCATTCTCGGATAGTCTCCTAAGCCAAGGAATGGTGATGTTTCTGGCTACCTCTATGGCCAACCTCTGCAACTATGTTTTTCATATCATCATCAGCAGGCTGCTCGGACCGGTCGATTACGGAACAGTGATCTCCCTCCTCTCCGTCTTTATGATCCTCTCCATACCCTCTATACCCCTCCAAACCGTGCTTACCAAATATGTCGTCAACCTGCAGGTCAAGGCCCGCTACGCCGAAATGGGCTCGCTGTTAAGACGCGCCCTTCGCTTGGGTACCGTATATGGGCTCTTAGCCTTCTTAGCCGTCCTGCTGGCCAGCCATTACATCGCCTCCTTCCTGCATATATCCTCCCCTATACCGGTGATGGTGGTCGGTGGACTATTACTTTTGACAGCCCTGCTACCTTTAACCAGGGGGGTATTGCAAGGACAACAACAGTTTTTTCACCTGGGGGGCAACATCATCGCCGATGCCTTTATACGCCTGATAGCCGGCGTCTTCCTCGTTTACTTCGGGCTTGGCCCTGGTGGGGCCCTCGGCGCTTCCCTTGTGTCCGGGACATTGGCTCTCGCCCTTAGCCTTATCCCTTTGCGTTCCCTTCTCCTTCAGCCGGATGGACACGAGGAGATCGATGTAGCAGACATTCGGGGTTATTTCGGCGCCGTACTGGTGGGTCTGCTCTGCTTCACCATCCTCACCAACATTGACATCGTAGTCGTAAAACGTTTCTTCAGCCCGGAAGAAGCAGGCTACTATGGTGCTGCCTCTCTGGTGGGCAAGATCATCCTTTACCTGCCTGCTGCCGTGGCCATCGTCGCCTTCCCCAAGTCAGCGCAGCGCTATGCCATTAATCAGGACCCTTCCGGTGTGCTACGCAAAAGCGTCTTGATAGTAGGCAGCATATCCCTCTTTCTCACCTTGCTCTACTGGCTTTCCCCTTCCCTGATCGTCAATATCCTCTTCGGTGGCAGCTATGCCCCTACGGCCCAATTGATCGGCGCCTTCGGCCTGGCCATGGCCTTCCTCGCCCTGGTGCACATTCTCATCTACTATCACCTGTCCATCCACAACCAGGGCTTTCTCGTCCTGCTAGTCACCTGCACCATAGGAGAGGCAGTGCTCTTGCTGGTTTTCCATCAGAGCCCGATTCAAGTTATCAGCATCGTGGCCTTGGGTGGACTAGCCATCTGCATCTTAAGTGAGTACTTCTTTCACACCCTCACTGGCGCCCCCCGGAGAATCTAG
- a CDS encoding cobyric acid synthase translates to MKAKTIMVQGTASSVGKSILVAALCRILRQDGYRVAPFKAQNMALNSYVTADGGEIGRAQAVQAEAAGIAPTVDMNPILLKPEADTRSQVILLGRPYATLAAGEYYRHRTAFLDIVQESLERLRATYEVVVIEGAGSPAEINLKKDEIVNMHVAKMAASPVLLVGDIDRGGVFAALVGTLTLLDPDERALVRGLVINKFRGDLSLLQPGLALLEERSGVPVLGVIPYLHALKVAEEDSVYLEQRPSALDPPHLIDIAVIHLPHISNFDDFDPLGQEEEVKVRYVRRVADLRQPDLIIIPGTKTTIADMLHLRQTGLADRIIALAQGGTPIIGICGGYQMLGQTIQDPLGVESQGGIVAGLDLLPVNTIFQDKKLTHQVKATVNPQPGLLERAIGDEIEGYEIHMGRTSTVETRPPFTVIWRAGTSVSVPDGALDPEGHIIGTYMHGLFHNAKLRASLLQKLAERKGLDHLQWGKSIPQEEPYDRLAAVVRESLNMPLLYRICGLRDDDHV, encoded by the coding sequence TCGCTGCCCTCTGCCGCATCCTCAGACAGGATGGTTATCGCGTGGCCCCGTTTAAGGCCCAAAATATGGCCCTTAACTCCTACGTCACGGCCGATGGCGGGGAGATAGGCCGGGCTCAGGCGGTACAGGCAGAGGCGGCCGGCATTGCGCCTACAGTGGATATGAACCCCATCCTCCTCAAACCGGAGGCCGATACCCGCTCCCAGGTTATCCTGTTGGGGCGACCCTATGCCACCCTCGCAGCCGGGGAATACTATCGTCACCGCACTGCCTTCCTGGACATCGTCCAGGAGAGCCTGGAGCGGCTGCGAGCCACATATGAGGTGGTAGTCATCGAAGGCGCCGGCAGCCCGGCGGAGATAAACCTGAAAAAAGACGAGATCGTGAACATGCATGTGGCCAAAATGGCTGCCTCCCCAGTGCTGCTAGTAGGCGACATTGATCGCGGGGGCGTCTTCGCCGCCTTGGTAGGCACACTCACCCTCCTTGACCCCGATGAGCGCGCCCTCGTACGTGGCCTGGTCATCAACAAATTCCGCGGCGACCTCTCTCTCCTGCAACCAGGGTTGGCCCTTCTAGAAGAACGTAGCGGCGTTCCCGTTTTAGGCGTAATCCCTTACCTCCACGCCCTTAAGGTGGCTGAGGAGGACTCCGTCTATCTGGAACAGCGGCCTTCAGCTCTCGATCCTCCCCACCTCATTGACATAGCCGTGATCCACTTACCCCACATCTCCAACTTTGATGACTTCGATCCCCTTGGACAGGAGGAGGAGGTGAAGGTACGCTATGTAAGGAGGGTGGCTGACCTTAGACAGCCCGATCTCATCATCATCCCGGGTACCAAGACTACCATCGCAGACATGCTGCATTTAAGGCAGACTGGCCTGGCCGACAGAATCATCGCCCTGGCCCAAGGGGGCACCCCTATCATCGGTATCTGTGGCGGCTATCAGATGCTTGGCCAGACGATCCAGGACCCCTTGGGTGTAGAGTCTCAAGGGGGAATCGTAGCTGGCCTCGACCTTTTGCCGGTCAACACCATCTTCCAGGATAAGAAACTTACCCACCAGGTGAAGGCTACGGTGAACCCTCAGCCTGGCTTACTCGAACGAGCAATCGGCGATGAGATAGAGGGGTATGAGATTCACATGGGTCGCACAAGTACGGTAGAAACGCGCCCTCCTTTCACGGTAATCTGGAGGGCTGGGACATCGGTCAGCGTGCCGGATGGTGCCCTCGACCCAGAAGGGCACATTATCGGGACATACATGCATGGCCTCTTCCACAACGCCAAGCTGCGGGCCTCGCTATTGCAAAAATTGGCCGAGCGCAAGGGGCTAGATCATCTCCAATGGGGCAAGTCCATCCCACAGGAGGAACCATACGACCGGCTGGCCGCCGTGGTTAGAGAAAGCCTGAACATGCCCCTATTGTATAGGATCTGTGGTCTGAGGGATGATGACCATGTCTAA
- a CDS encoding glycosyltransferase, which yields MTTPKEKFSIIMPAYNEEDYILNSIETASQFLETIGYDYEIIVVDDGSSDATRQRADKARLAANRLKIVHYDINVGKGHALKYGFQYATGDLIVFLDADLDLPPEQIQTLYEAMRRSRAEVVVGSKRHPESRLNYPWHRKVMSDIYYILIRMLCGLPVKDTQTGIKLFSRRVLEQVLPRLLVKNYALDLELLVNAHRLGYRITEAPITLTFQRPFSRLHWRDIRNILMDTMAIFYRTYILGYYDRPIVRPLPPSSNQLTPLTTTPPVSIVIAAKEPNPYLDKCLAYCAQLDYPDFEILIVPDYPFETKGEKVTVIPTGPLPPGQKRDLATAHAKGEIIAYLDDDTFPDKMYLRNAIKYFRDETVGAVGGPAITPPDDGLMQKASGLVYSSPLCGGNLAFRYIPKKRKDVDDFPTCNLLVRKDVFLAAGGFNTRFWPGEDTKLCLTITKELGKRIVYAPEVVVWHHRRALFAPHLRQILSYSLHRGYFARRFPQTSRKLLYFIPTLFDLGLVVGLFLALFSPTLKAIYLGSLAIYLAVIVINGLAIGLSTRDPRLALAVASGIIITHILYGINFARGLLSRWLKEERMGE from the coding sequence ATGACCACCCCCAAAGAGAAATTTTCGATCATCATGCCGGCCTACAATGAGGAGGATTACATCCTCAACAGCATCGAAACAGCCAGCCAGTTCCTAGAAACGATCGGCTATGATTATGAGATCATCGTCGTCGACGATGGCAGCAGCGATGCTACCCGCCAAAGGGCCGATAAGGCCCGCCTGGCGGCGAATAGGTTGAAGATCGTGCACTATGATATAAACGTGGGCAAGGGACATGCTCTAAAGTACGGCTTTCAATACGCTACAGGGGACTTGATCGTCTTCCTGGATGCCGACCTTGACCTGCCACCGGAGCAGATTCAAACGCTGTACGAGGCGATGCGCCGCTCCAGGGCGGAGGTCGTCGTCGGCTCTAAAAGACACCCAGAGTCAAGACTCAACTATCCCTGGCACAGAAAGGTGATGAGCGATATTTACTATATCCTGATCCGTATGCTCTGCGGCCTCCCCGTAAAGGATACGCAAACCGGTATAAAGCTATTCAGCCGAAGGGTACTCGAACAGGTTCTCCCTCGTCTGCTGGTGAAGAATTACGCCCTGGACCTCGAGCTGCTGGTCAATGCTCACCGCCTCGGCTACCGGATCACCGAGGCACCGATCACACTCACCTTTCAACGCCCCTTCAGTCGCCTGCACTGGCGAGATATCCGTAACATCCTGATGGATACCATGGCTATTTTCTATCGCACCTACATCCTGGGTTACTACGATAGACCGATCGTGAGACCACTTCCCCCATCCAGCAACCAGCTCACACCCCTCACCACCACCCCACCCGTCTCCATCGTTATTGCCGCCAAGGAACCTAATCCCTATTTGGACAAGTGCCTGGCCTACTGCGCACAACTGGATTACCCAGACTTTGAGATCCTGATCGTGCCCGACTACCCCTTTGAGACAAAGGGGGAAAAGGTAACAGTCATCCCCACGGGCCCGTTACCCCCTGGCCAGAAGCGAGACCTGGCTACAGCCCACGCCAAAGGGGAGATCATCGCCTATCTCGACGACGATACCTTCCCAGATAAGATGTACCTACGGAATGCCATTAAATACTTCCGCGATGAAACCGTGGGCGCTGTTGGAGGACCAGCCATCACCCCACCGGATGACGGACTGATGCAAAAGGCCAGCGGCCTGGTCTACTCCTCACCACTATGCGGCGGCAACCTGGCCTTCAGATACATACCTAAGAAGCGTAAGGATGTCGACGACTTCCCTACCTGCAATCTACTGGTACGCAAGGATGTCTTCCTGGCCGCCGGAGGCTTCAACACCAGATTCTGGCCTGGCGAGGATACCAAGCTCTGTCTGACCATCACTAAAGAGCTGGGTAAGCGGATTGTCTATGCCCCAGAGGTCGTCGTCTGGCACCATCGGCGCGCCCTTTTCGCCCCGCACCTGCGCCAGATTCTGAGCTACTCGCTGCATCGTGGCTACTTTGCCCGTCGCTTCCCCCAAACCTCCCGTAAATTGCTCTACTTTATACCCACCCTGTTTGATCTGGGGTTGGTCGTCGGCCTGTTCCTAGCCCTGTTTAGTCCTACACTCAAAGCCATCTATCTGGGATCTCTAGCCATCTACCTGGCCGTTATCGTCATCAACGGTTTAGCCATCGGGCTCAGCACGAGAGATCCCAGGCTTGCTCTGGCCGTCGCCAGCGGCATCATCATTACCCATATCCTCTACGGGATCAACTTCGCCAGGGGGCTCCTATCCAGGTGGCTTAAGGAAGAGAGGATGGGGGAATGA
- a CDS encoding NAD-dependent epimerase/dehydratase family protein, whose product MLGRRVFVTGGAGFIGSNIVDRLFQEGAAQVTVYDNLRSGHKGLLQQHWTKPNFRFVQADLMDLEQLKAAMKGHDFVFHMAANPDIKFVATRTDVDLQQGTIATYNVLEAMRENGVGAMAFSSSSVIYGQPTVIPTPEDYGPLLPISLYGASKLACEGLIAAYSHLFQTSVWIFRFANIVGPRQTHGLIVDLLAKLKMDPYNLEILGDGKQKKSYLLVDECVEGMFYAIQHCGEGLNVFNLGSQDSLTVDRIVQILLEEGGYRNVALRYSGGDRGWPGDVPLMLLDVSRINRLGWKAHLTSEEAIRIAIQRLLRCR is encoded by the coding sequence ATGTTGGGACGCAGGGTATTTGTCACAGGGGGAGCCGGCTTCATCGGCAGCAACATCGTGGACAGGCTGTTTCAGGAGGGAGCCGCACAGGTAACCGTTTACGACAACCTGAGATCCGGCCACAAGGGGCTCCTTCAACAGCACTGGACCAAGCCTAACTTCCGTTTCGTGCAGGCCGACCTGATGGACCTGGAGCAACTCAAGGCAGCGATGAAGGGACACGACTTCGTCTTTCATATGGCCGCTAACCCAGATATAAAGTTCGTCGCCACACGCACCGACGTAGATCTACAACAGGGCACCATCGCCACCTATAACGTCCTGGAGGCGATGCGCGAAAATGGCGTTGGGGCCATGGCCTTCTCCTCCAGTTCTGTAATTTACGGGCAGCCGACAGTCATCCCTACCCCCGAGGATTATGGGCCCTTGCTGCCCATCTCCCTGTATGGCGCCAGCAAGCTGGCCTGCGAGGGATTGATCGCCGCCTATAGCCATCTCTTCCAGACATCGGTCTGGATCTTCCGCTTCGCTAATATCGTCGGTCCCCGCCAAACGCATGGTCTCATCGTGGACCTCCTCGCTAAGCTGAAAATGGACCCCTACAACCTGGAGATTCTGGGTGATGGGAAGCAGAAGAAGTCCTATCTACTAGTTGATGAGTGTGTTGAGGGCATGTTCTACGCCATTCAGCACTGTGGGGAGGGATTGAACGTCTTCAACCTGGGTAGCCAGGATAGCCTCACCGTCGACCGCATCGTCCAGATACTCCTTGAGGAGGGAGGCTATCGCAACGTCGCCCTGAGGTACAGTGGTGGCGATCGCGGCTGGCCAGGCGATGTGCCCCTGATGCTCCTGGATGTCAGCAGGATCAACCGCCTGGGCTGGAAGGCCCACCTGACCTCCGAAGAGGCCATCAGGATAGCCATACAGAGACTGCTGAGATGCCGATAG
- a CDS encoding radical SAM protein, translated as MKVAISYPPLPKAKGHPTLGQNRQFQYFSHPSFIYPLVPAWAATLLQANGFDVIWNDALAEGWSYAQFLHFFSTEKPDLMAIETKTPVIKQHWEIITTLKEINPATQIVLMGDHVTALPGESLENSLVDYVLTGGDYDFSLLSLARHLRDGESPPRGLWYREGEAIKNSGPFVLNRDLDSLPLIDRDLTRWTLYGEHLFKKRPATYTMAGRDCPYGRCTFCAWTTLYPRFRVRHPASLLTEIEFLIERYGVKEIFDDTGTFPAGGWLKTFCQGMIEQGYNRQIKFSVNMRMGVLSQAQYDLMGQAGFRVLKFGLESASQDTLNRLRKGTTVPQIIESCKMAKQAGLEVHLTTMVGYPWESREDAQRTLDLAREMLTAGYADMLQATLVIPYPGTVLFAEAQENDWLRFADWERYDMSKPVLRSPIPDPELLALVRGLYRSFLTPQFIWRKALSIRSPADIGFFWRAGLAVLGHLRDFGRLYR; from the coding sequence ATGAAGGTTGCTATAAGCTACCCCCCCCTGCCGAAGGCCAAGGGCCATCCAACGCTGGGACAGAATAGGCAGTTCCAGTACTTCTCCCACCCGTCGTTCATCTACCCACTGGTGCCGGCTTGGGCCGCTACTCTTTTGCAGGCGAACGGCTTCGACGTTATCTGGAACGATGCTCTTGCTGAGGGTTGGTCCTACGCCCAATTCCTCCACTTCTTCAGCACAGAGAAGCCCGACCTGATGGCCATCGAAACAAAGACCCCCGTTATCAAACAGCACTGGGAGATCATCACCACTCTGAAGGAGATCAATCCAGCCACGCAGATTGTGCTGATGGGGGATCACGTCACCGCTCTCCCCGGCGAGTCGCTGGAAAATTCCCTGGTTGACTATGTGCTCACCGGCGGAGATTACGATTTCTCCCTGCTCTCCCTGGCCAGGCACCTCCGTGATGGCGAGTCTCCACCTAGAGGGCTCTGGTATAGAGAGGGAGAGGCGATCAAGAACAGCGGTCCCTTCGTGCTGAACCGTGATCTGGACAGCCTGCCTCTTATAGACCGCGACCTGACCAGATGGACCCTGTATGGTGAACATCTGTTTAAGAAACGCCCAGCCACCTATACCATGGCCGGACGTGATTGCCCCTACGGACGCTGTACCTTCTGCGCCTGGACCACGCTCTACCCTCGCTTCCGCGTCCGCCACCCAGCGTCATTGCTCACCGAGATCGAGTTCCTGATTGAAAGATACGGTGTTAAAGAGATCTTCGACGACACAGGTACCTTCCCCGCCGGTGGTTGGCTCAAAACCTTCTGTCAGGGAATGATCGAACAGGGCTACAACCGCCAGATCAAGTTCTCCGTCAACATGAGGATGGGCGTATTGTCTCAAGCCCAGTATGACCTGATGGGGCAGGCTGGGTTCCGTGTCTTAAAATTCGGGCTGGAATCGGCCAGCCAGGACACTTTGAATCGCCTCCGCAAGGGCACAACAGTGCCCCAGATCATTGAGTCTTGTAAGATGGCCAAGCAAGCCGGTTTAGAGGTACATCTGACGACGATGGTAGGCTATCCCTGGGAGAGCCGGGAGGATGCTCAGCGCACGCTCGATCTGGCCAGGGAGATGTTGACGGCCGGCTACGCTGATATGCTCCAGGCGACGTTGGTCATCCCTTATCCCGGGACAGTCCTGTTCGCCGAAGCGCAAGAAAATGATTGGCTGCGCTTCGCTGATTGGGAACGCTATGATATGTCTAAGCCTGTGTTGCGCTCGCCGATACCTGACCCGGAGCTACTGGCCCTAGTAAGGGGCCTCTATCGCTCATTTCTAACGCCGCAATTTATATGGCGAAAGGCCCTCTCCATCCGTAGCCCAGCAGATATCGGTTTCTTCTGGCGAGCCGGTCTGGCCGTGCTGGGACACCTGCGAGATTTCGGGCGGCTATATCGATGA
- a CDS encoding glycosyltransferase family 2 protein: MRSVSIIIPTLNAEKVLSQCLDSIKGQDYPADKIEIIIADAASTDRTLEIVRCYTDKIYRNELQTAEAGKALGLKHASHEIIALIDSDNVLPCSDWLARMTVPFADAEIAGAEPLEYTYRRQDRCLNRYWALLGMNDPLCLFLGNYDRYSTLTQRWTQAPVYSEDKGDYLKVTLDRQPLPTMGANGFLIRRELLQRCAVQDYLFDVDLIQELTARQINKFAKVKVGIVHLFSEDIATFIRKQRRRLRDYLYYSRQGLRRYRWDQVSRKGILKFILYCLLVLPLVGQSVVGYTRKPDPAWFFHPLACWLTLGIYTVGSLQAVFSTSRQNRDDWRQ; the protein is encoded by the coding sequence ATGAGATCTGTCTCCATCATCATCCCCACTCTTAACGCCGAAAAGGTCTTGTCCCAGTGTCTCGACTCCATCAAAGGACAGGATTACCCGGCGGACAAGATAGAGATCATCATCGCCGATGCTGCTTCCACCGATAGGACGCTGGAGATCGTCAGGTGTTACACGGATAAGATTTACCGGAATGAACTACAGACCGCTGAGGCGGGCAAGGCGTTGGGGCTTAAGCACGCCTCACACGAAATCATCGCCCTGATTGACTCAGACAACGTCCTGCCCTGTAGCGATTGGCTGGCCAGGATGACTGTCCCCTTTGCTGACGCCGAGATCGCTGGGGCAGAGCCGTTAGAATACACCTATCGACGGCAGGATCGTTGTCTCAATCGCTATTGGGCCTTGCTGGGTATGAACGATCCGCTCTGTCTATTTTTAGGTAACTATGACCGCTATAGCACCCTCACTCAGAGGTGGACACAGGCACCTGTGTATAGCGAGGACAAAGGAGACTATCTGAAGGTCACCTTAGACAGACAACCCCTGCCCACCATGGGAGCCAATGGCTTCCTGATTCGTCGAGAGCTCTTGCAGAGATGTGCGGTGCAGGACTACCTGTTCGATGTTGACCTAATCCAGGAGCTGACCGCACGCCAGATAAATAAGTTTGCTAAAGTCAAGGTGGGCATCGTTCACCTCTTCAGTGAGGACATAGCCACGTTCATACGGAAACAGAGACGACGCCTGAGGGACTATCTGTACTATAGCCGACAAGGGTTACGGCGCTACCGTTGGGATCAGGTAAGCAGAAAGGGCATCCTTAAGTTTATCCTCTATTGCCTGCTTGTCCTTCCCCTTGTCGGACAGAGCGTCGTCGGCTATACCAGGAAGCCGGATCCAGCCTGGTTCTTCCATCCGCTCGCCTGCTGGCTCACCCTGGGCATTTACACGGTGGGCAGCCTTCAGGCTGTATTCAGCACAAGCCGGCAAAATAGAGACGATTGGAGACAATAG
- the cobU gene encoding bifunctional adenosylcobinamide kinase/adenosylcobinamide-phosphate guanylyltransferase → MSKRLILILGGARSGKSAFAERLAEEQGGAVLFVATATAEDEEMQQRITKHKQSRPPGWRTLEVPVGIAENLQQERYKAQVVLIDCLTLLTANLLLENTNNTLAAEKRLESEIEALLQYYDQNEATLIIVSNEVGMGLIPPYPLGRVYRDLLGRANHILAKRADEVYLMVAGLPLPVKMLSRD, encoded by the coding sequence ATGTCTAAGCGCTTAATTCTAATTCTGGGTGGTGCACGCAGTGGCAAGAGTGCCTTCGCCGAGAGGCTGGCTGAAGAACAGGGAGGCGCTGTCCTCTTCGTGGCTACGGCTACAGCGGAGGACGAGGAGATGCAGCAGCGCATCACCAAACACAAGCAATCCAGACCACCGGGCTGGCGGACGCTGGAGGTCCCCGTCGGGATAGCGGAGAACCTACAACAGGAGAGATACAAAGCTCAGGTAGTGCTCATCGACTGTCTGACCCTTCTTACCGCCAATCTTCTCTTAGAGAATACAAACAATACACTCGCCGCCGAGAAACGGCTGGAGAGCGAGATAGAGGCGCTACTCCAGTACTATGATCAGAATGAGGCTACGCTCATCATCGTCTCCAATGAAGTCGGTATGGGACTCATCCCACCCTATCCTTTGGGAAGAGTTTATCGTGACCTCCTTGGCCGGGCGAACCATATCCTGGCCAAGCGGGCCGATGAGGTCTACCTGATGGTAGCTGGATTACCCCTGCCCGTGAAGATGCTATCAAGAGACTGA